A window from Cryobacterium sp. SO1 encodes these proteins:
- a CDS encoding YdeI family protein, producing MVGMQDRIVLDVSVEDWETYLRGRPDDGGVRLKLRKKSSSAPGMTWSEALDVALCYGWIDGQTSRLDDDYTLTGFSPRRKNSPWSQINREHVARLIVEGRMQPAGLAEVERAKADGRWDAAYRQKDAVAPSDLQAALDADPVAAAFVAGLTKVERFRIYFRLNTIKTPAVRAARIRDVIDKAARGEQHYR from the coding sequence ATGGTGGGCATGCAGGACCGGATCGTTCTCGACGTGAGCGTCGAGGACTGGGAAACCTATCTGCGCGGCCGGCCCGATGACGGCGGCGTGCGCCTGAAGCTGCGCAAGAAGAGCTCGTCGGCGCCGGGGATGACCTGGTCGGAGGCCCTGGACGTGGCGCTCTGCTACGGCTGGATCGACGGGCAGACCAGCCGGCTCGACGACGACTACACGCTCACCGGTTTCTCGCCGCGGCGGAAGAACAGCCCGTGGTCGCAGATCAACCGGGAGCACGTGGCGCGCCTCATCGTCGAGGGGCGGATGCAGCCGGCCGGGCTGGCCGAGGTCGAACGCGCCAAGGCCGACGGCCGCTGGGACGCTGCGTACCGGCAGAAGGATGCCGTGGCGCCTTCCGACCTGCAGGCGGCCCTGGACGCCGACCCGGTCGCGGCCGCGTTCGTCGCCGGGCTCACCAAGGTCGAGCGGTTCCGGATCTACTTCCGCCTGAACACCATCAAGACCCCCGCGGTGCGGGCCGCGCGCATCCGCGACGTGATCGACAAGGCTGCTCGCGGCGAGCAGCACTACCGCTGA
- a CDS encoding CsbD family protein, which yields MSASDKADNTAQDLKGKAKEALGKVTNDDSKVAEGRADQAGANVKQAGENIKDAFKK from the coding sequence ATGAGTGCATCAGACAAGGCCGACAACACCGCACAGGACCTCAAGGGCAAGGCGAAGGAAGCTCTGGGCAAGGTCACCAACGACGACTCCAAGGTCGCCGAGGGCCGGGCCGACCAGGCCGGCGCCAACGTCAAGCAGGCCGGCGAGAACATCAAGGACGCCTTCAAGAAGTAG
- a CDS encoding Asp23/Gls24 family envelope stress response protein produces the protein MNSLIPTTSPGIDKIVSPNGLPRGRTVINDAVVAKIAGLALRDVAGIHAVGGGAARALGAIRDAMNSTDHSQGVSVEVGESQIAVDLSIVAEYPAPLQQVAEDARTAIIEAIETLVGLQVTAVDVTITDVHLTDEADDTGKADAQ, from the coding sequence ATGAACAGTCTCATCCCCACCACCAGCCCCGGCATCGACAAAATCGTTTCGCCGAACGGCCTGCCGCGCGGCAGGACCGTCATCAACGATGCAGTCGTCGCGAAGATCGCCGGGCTCGCCCTGCGCGATGTGGCCGGGATCCATGCCGTCGGCGGCGGAGCCGCGCGCGCGTTGGGCGCCATCCGCGACGCTATGAACAGCACCGACCACAGCCAGGGCGTGAGTGTCGAGGTGGGAGAAAGCCAGATCGCCGTCGACCTGAGCATCGTCGCCGAATACCCGGCGCCGCTGCAGCAGGTCGCCGAGGATGCCCGCACCGCGATCATCGAAGCGATCGAGACTCTCGTGGGGCTGCAGGTGACCGCGGTCGACGTGACCATCACCGACGTGCACCTGACCGACGAGGCCGACGACACCGGCAAGGCCGACGCCCAGTGA
- a CDS encoding Asp23/Gls24 family envelope stress response protein, which produces MTSPHDGHADNNLIEQLSDYIDRGETPPDDFLNRAPENRIAFDALSRFRSMAHDILDEDVSAEPDRDDSWVAGILTNIHREARAGRSIPVSHSSPKAKLSLTEGAVRGLIRAAGDSVAGTFIGRCRLEGDVTTPGSPVTVNVDASVFWGERMPQTAQRLRDAITTSLLHHTELNIVAVNVTITDVHLRRNPKDA; this is translated from the coding sequence ATGACATCCCCCCACGACGGCCACGCCGACAACAACCTCATCGAGCAGCTCAGCGACTACATCGACCGCGGCGAGACCCCGCCGGATGATTTCCTCAACAGGGCACCGGAAAACCGGATCGCCTTCGACGCGCTCAGCAGATTCCGGTCGATGGCCCATGACATCCTCGACGAGGACGTCTCGGCCGAACCCGACCGGGACGACAGCTGGGTCGCCGGGATCCTCACCAACATCCACCGAGAGGCCAGGGCCGGGCGCTCGATCCCGGTGTCACATTCCTCGCCCAAGGCCAAACTGAGCCTGACCGAAGGCGCCGTCAGAGGCTTGATCCGGGCCGCCGGTGACTCCGTCGCCGGCACCTTCATCGGCCGCTGCCGGCTCGAGGGCGACGTGACGACCCCCGGCAGTCCGGTCACCGTGAACGTGGATGCGAGCGTGTTCTGGGGCGAGCGGATGCCGCAGACCGCGCAGCGCCTGCGGGACGCCATCACGACGTCGCTGCTGCACCACACCGAACTGAACATCGTGGCCGTGAACGTGACCATCACCGATGTGCACCTGCGCCGGAACCCGAAGGACGCCTAG
- a CDS encoding family 1 glycosylhydrolase, translated as MQNGDTVVTVDDQGLTEVHDDNPVDYLRRHVTAAHRAIQNGVDLRGYFVWSLRDNFEWAYGFSQRFGIVRVDYQTQERTLKDSAL; from the coding sequence GTGCAGAACGGCGATACCGTCGTCACGGTCGACGACCAGGGCCTGACCGAGGTGCACGACGACAACCCGGTGGACTATCTGCGTCGGCACGTCACCGCGGCGCACCGCGCCATCCAGAACGGCGTCGACCTGCGCGGCTACTTCGTCTGGTCGCTGAGGGACAACTTCGAGTGGGCCTACGGCTTCTCCCAACGATTCGGGATCGTGCGCGTCGACTACCAGACCCAGGAACGCACCCTCAAGGACAGTGCGCTCTGA
- a CDS encoding RNA polymerase sigma factor, whose amino-acid sequence MTIKLDGEIVTMLHGRVLASDFLLPNLIDTLQTHLTDGSSRTLATCPEIVLRKERSPVPVTGSHERSPLSDATDAILAARAADGDLRAFEVLVRRHGPLMRAYATRILGSNSDSDDVVQETFITAWERLPELQDPAATKAWLMRITSRKAIDRIRARRQDQPLGEWDAPAPESESPHQRAEAASQRERLTRALGTLSEAQRQCWTLREIGGQSYAEIAEELDLPPSTVRGLLARARQKLMQEMEEWR is encoded by the coding sequence GTGACAATAAAGCTGGATGGTGAGATTGTCACTATGCTGCACGGAAGGGTGCTGGCGAGCGATTTTCTCTTGCCGAATCTCATTGATACTCTTCAGACGCATCTCACGGATGGTTCGTCACGAACACTGGCAACTTGCCCCGAGATTGTTTTGAGAAAAGAGAGGTCTCCGGTGCCAGTCACGGGGTCACACGAGCGCTCGCCACTCAGCGACGCCACAGACGCGATACTCGCCGCCCGCGCCGCGGACGGGGACCTGCGCGCCTTCGAGGTGCTCGTGCGTCGCCACGGGCCGCTGATGCGCGCCTACGCGACGCGGATTCTGGGCTCCAACAGCGATTCAGACGATGTGGTGCAGGAAACCTTCATCACGGCCTGGGAACGGCTGCCCGAGCTGCAGGACCCCGCCGCCACCAAGGCTTGGCTGATGAGAATCACCAGCCGCAAGGCGATCGACCGCATCCGCGCCCGCCGGCAGGACCAGCCTCTCGGCGAGTGGGATGCGCCGGCGCCGGAGTCCGAATCCCCTCATCAGCGGGCCGAAGCGGCGTCACAACGCGAGCGGCTCACACGTGCACTCGGTACTCTGAGCGAAGCACAGCGTCAGTGTTGGACGCTGCGGGAGATCGGTGGGCAGAGTTACGCCGAAATAGCCGAGGAGTTGGACTTGCCTCCGTCGACGGTTCGCGGCCTGCTGGCCCGGGCCAGGCAGAAGCTTATGCAGGAGATGGAGGAATGGCGATGA
- a CDS encoding arsenic resistance protein, with amino-acid sequence MAGFVQRIQQRQVTLFLAAIALGVLVGWLAPAAAPVLSLTITPVLGLLLFATFLGVPLAAVGRSFLDRRFLGSVLSVNFVLVPAVVFGLSRFVADDRALLLGVLLVLLTPCVDYVIVFTGLAGGASDKLLAATPLLMLLQIVLLPGYLWLFAGPDAAALIEVAPFVEAFLVLIVLPLAAAAAVQCGSRRRRWARSAGSIETSMQAAMVPLMMVTLAVVVGSQIAAVGAQAAALLAVVPVYIAFLAIMVGVGLVAARLARLDVPASRALVFSGATRNSLVVLPLALALPASLALAPLAVVTQTLVELLGMVVLVRLVPRLVPGSRPDAARP; translated from the coding sequence ATGGCGGGGTTCGTGCAGCGGATTCAGCAGCGTCAGGTGACGCTGTTCCTCGCGGCCATAGCGCTCGGCGTGCTGGTCGGCTGGCTGGCACCCGCCGCCGCCCCCGTCCTCTCGCTGACCATCACCCCGGTGCTCGGGTTGCTGCTCTTCGCCACCTTCCTGGGCGTCCCATTGGCGGCCGTTGGGCGGTCGTTCCTCGACCGGAGGTTCCTGGGCAGCGTGCTGTCGGTCAACTTCGTGCTCGTACCGGCGGTGGTCTTCGGCCTCAGTCGGTTCGTCGCCGATGACCGGGCCCTGCTGCTGGGGGTGCTGCTGGTGCTGCTCACCCCGTGCGTGGACTACGTGATCGTGTTCACCGGCCTGGCCGGTGGGGCCAGCGACAAGCTGCTGGCCGCGACACCGTTGCTGATGCTGTTGCAGATCGTGCTGCTGCCGGGGTACCTGTGGCTCTTCGCGGGGCCGGACGCCGCTGCGTTGATCGAGGTGGCCCCATTCGTCGAGGCGTTCCTGGTGCTGATCGTGCTGCCGCTGGCGGCCGCGGCCGCGGTGCAGTGCGGCAGTCGGCGGCGCCGGTGGGCCCGCAGTGCCGGCTCCATCGAGACGTCCATGCAGGCGGCGATGGTGCCGCTCATGATGGTCACCCTCGCCGTGGTCGTCGGGTCTCAGATCGCCGCGGTGGGTGCACAGGCCGCCGCATTGCTGGCCGTGGTGCCGGTCTACATCGCCTTTCTGGCCATCATGGTCGGGGTCGGCCTGGTCGCCGCCCGGCTGGCCCGCCTTGACGTGCCGGCCTCGCGTGCCCTGGTGTTCAGCGGAGCAACCCGCAACTCGCTGGTGGTGCTGCCGTTGGCCCTGGCACTGCCGGCTTCCCTGGCCCTGGCGCCGCTGGCCGTGGTGACGCAGACCCTGGTCGAGCTGCTGGGCATGGTGGTCCTGGTGCGGCTGGTGCCCCGCCTGGTGCCGGGTTCCCGGCCGGATGCGGCCCGGCCGTAG